One genomic segment of Sminthopsis crassicaudata isolate SCR6 chromosome 2, ASM4859323v1, whole genome shotgun sequence includes these proteins:
- the PKDCC gene encoding extracellular tyrosine-protein kinase PKDCC encodes MRRRRAAVAAGFCASFLLGSVLNVLFVPGSEPPRPGQPPGPSPAPAPGRRGGRGELARQIRARYEEVQRYTRGGPGPGAGRPERRRLMDLARSGPGLQRPRPPRVPRARTPPDGTLGWPPAPDPPRLGCAALRNVSGAQYVGSGYTKAVYRVRLPGGVAVALKAVDFSGHDLGSCVREFGARRGCYRLAAHKLLKEMVLLERLRHPNVLQLYGYCYQDSEDIPDTLTTITELGSPVEMIQLLQTSWEDRFRICLSLGRLLHHLAHSPLGSVTLLDFRPRQFVLVDGELKVTDLDDARVDETPCESPGDCVLEFPARNFTLPCSAQGWCQDMNEKRNLYNAYRFFFTYLLPHSAPPSLRPLLDSIVNATGELTWGVDETLVQLEKVLHLYRSGQYLQNSTTSPRAEYRRVPDTTIPQENYHCWPSYHHGGCLLSVFSLAEAMDVCESHSQCRAFVVTNQTTWTGRQLVFFKTGWSQIVSDPNKITYVRASA; translated from the exons ATGCGGCGCCGGCGGGCCGCCGTGGCCGCGGGCTTCTGCGCCTCCTTCCTGCTTGGCTCGGTCCTCAATGTGCTCTTCGTGCCGGGATCGGAGCCGCCTCGGCCAGGCCAGCCCCCCGGCCCCTCCCCAGCCCCGGCCCCGGGCCGTCGCGGGGGTCGCGGGGAGCTGGCGCGCCAAATCCGGGCGCGCTACGAAGAGGTGCAGCGCTACACTCGGGGGGGACCCGGGCCCGGCGCGGGCCGGCCAGAACGGCGGCGCCTCATGGACCTGGCCCGAAGCGGCCCGGGCCTGCAGCGTCCCCGTCCCCCTCGAGTTCCCCGGGCCCGAACCCCGCCCGACGGCACCCTCGGCTGGCCCCCAGCCCCTGACCCCCCGCGGCTGGGCTGCGCCGCGCTCCGCAACGTGTCCGGGGCTCAGTACGTGGGCTCGGGCTACACCAAGGCAGTGTATCGGGTCCGCCTGCCTGGCGGCGTCGCCGTAGCGCTTAAGGCCGTGGACTTCAGCGGCCACGACCTGGGCAGCTGCGTCCGAGAATTCGGGGCTCGGCGGGGCTGTTACCGACTGGCAGCGCACAAGCTGCTCAAGGAGATGGTGCTGCTGGAGAGACTGCGACACCCCAACGTGCTACAG CTCTATGGATATTGTTACCAGGACAGTGAGGACATCCCAGATACACTGACCACCATCACAGAACTTGGCTCCCCTGTAGAGATGATCCAGTTACTGCAGACCTCCTGGGAGGATCGATTCCGA ATCTGCCTGAGCCTTGGCCGCCTGCTCCACCATCTTGCTCATTCGCCTCTGGGCTCAGTGACCCTTCTGGACTTCCGGCCTAGGCAGTTTGTACTTGTGGATGGGGAGTTGAAGGTGACCGACCTGGATGATGCTCGTGTAGATGAGACGCCATGTGAAAGTCCTGGGGATTGTGTTCTCGAATTTCCAGCCAGGAACTTCACTCTGCCCTGCTCAGCCCAAGGCTGGTGCCAGGATATGAATGAGAAGCGGAACCTATACAATGCCTACAG GTTTTTCTTCACATACCTCCTACCCCACAGTGCCCCTCCTTCCCTTCGGCCACTGCTGGACAGCATCGTCAATGCTACAG GAGAGCTCACCTGGGGAGTTGATGAAACATTGGTCCAGCTAGAGAAGGTTTTGCATCTCTACCGGAGCGGGCAGTACCTACAGAATTCGACTACGTCTCCTCGGGCTG AGTATCGACGGGTCCCAGACACTACAATCCCACAAGAGAATTACCATTGCTGGCCTTCTTATCACCATGGCGGTTGTCTCCTGTCTGTGTTCAGCCTGGCTGAAGCAATGGATGTCTGTGAAAGTCATTCCCAGTGCCGGGCCTTTGTGGTCACCAATCAGACTACCTGGACAG GTCGACAGCTTGTCTTCTTCAAGACTGGTTGGAGCCAAATAGTCTCTGATCCTAACAAGATCACCTATGTAAGGGCGTCTGCTTGA